tgggctgtgccaagcaggacacacaagccctgactcccatcccccaaacaactctctcaaggagacatttaagaggaattgcaattgtttgtgtcctctgagttggatgcactggagaaataccaacaagagattctcaggagctccaaacaacaaaacagcctatTTTGGGAACTTtagataatcagaaaaaaattggcAGAAGGTCTTATACGacatttaatcaacaaaaaaacaattCTCAAAGaattaacttggcccattcacttcacaaactccaatcctgttcaattttaagttaatcaaaatacacaagaagacacagaaatagagaaaaataagatttagagaagcacacacagagctaccaactcctagattccagtggttctcaaaaaaatagaaattccaagaggaggtaggatcaagatgtgtgcttgccttgtgctcagccataaataccccttggtgttcctgggtccttcccccaggtgggacttggggtcatttggtcactcaggagctgggctgggggctccagaggtggctgtggagcattgcctgtgctgtgccagggactggcagacactgctgggctgggatagaggctctggggggattggggttccagggctgggcagggctggggttccagggcagggcaaggctggacctgccccttcctcccccacacatgaaatgtttccagccaacaatctcctccagtctgtcacaacaggcagtgttggaggtgaaatcccaattgtggccatgggcacctggacgagaaggacagttcttttccataggaaggaaagccctaGTTCccggttcatttctggtttgattgcctggattttgtttggttttgttgttgctttgtttccttggtgtgcctgcagtgtccagtcaggagcagagtgactcttgccaaggaactttgtggtgctgtcgcttaatgttaaatgtgatttttgctgatcccttgctggggattttttcagtgctctcaagccctcgttggtaacagggtgaaggagccctggcccaggctctggccctgggggacacggggacgctgctggggggtccctgtccccctgtcccacccccaacagccccggcccccgtccccgtgtcaggctctggggtcgatctcgtggaaaATCttctgggggaggctgcggtgcCTGGGTCGGGgggacctggggggacaggggaccccgctgtgtacgagcagcgttggacttctctgggggaactgggagggggggctggggcggagtgacctccccagtgacctcacacagcccctgtgatgtcacacaacccctgtgatgtcacactgcccactctgagatgtaacaggtcatctgtgatttcatacaggtgccctgtgatgtcacaccctgctctttgaggtcccagtctgccctgtgatatcacaaaatctgccctgtaatgtcacagcccagcctgtgatgtcacagacaccctgtgatgtcacagccagccctatgatgtcacagccacctttgtgatgttatgcagcctcactgtgatgtcacagcctgctctgtgatttcacagacagctctgtgatgtcacaacccactctgtattgtctcagccttctctgtgacatcacacagctgctctgtgatgtcacagagcccttttctatgatggcagagtcttctctgtggcctcacagcccgttctgtgatgtcacactgccagcctgtaatgtcacagccgactttgtgacatcacaacctcctctgtgatgtcacagcctgctctgtgatgtcacagcctgctctgtggtggcagaactcacttaacatgtcacacagcacctctgtggtcacacagacccaccctgtgatgtcacaacaccttcagtgatggaacacagccaccctataatgtcacagcacactctttgacctcacagcttgctctgctctgtgatgtcatacaggcatgctctgatgtcacagcttgctctgtgatgtcacataataaaccagggatgtcacagccaactatatgatgtcacaacctggtctgtgatgtcacacaatcacagaattgctgggttggaagagaccttcaagaccatcaagtctaacccatgccctaacaccacctcagctaaaccatggcactgagtgccacatccagtctttttttaaacacatcccaggatggtgactccacaacctccctggacagacagttccagtacttcatcaccctttccataaaatactttttccctaatatccaacctaaatttcccttggtgcagcttcagacactgtcctctggtcctgtcagttgctgtgaggagaaagagaccgacccccacctgactgcaaccaccattcagagagtgtagagagtgataaggtcacctttgagtcttctccaggataaacaactccagctccctcagtcatttctcacaggacttgtgttccaggcccctcaccagccttgttgtccttctctggacacgctccagcctgtccatgtccttcccaaattggggagcccagaactggacacagcactcgaggaaaggtgccagtacaggggaagaatgccaaacacaccagtgccaagtacagaggaagaatgacctccctgctcctgctggccacaccattcctggtccagcccaggagctattggccttcttggccacctgggcacactgctggctcatgtccaccctgctgtcgaccagtgcccccaggtccctttctgcctgggcactgcccagccacaccatccccagcctagagcattgcagggggttattgtggccaaaatgcaggagtgGGCACTTGGACTggttaaacttcatcttactggaaaccattccaggtgtccctgcagagccctcctacttTCCAATAGAtggacacacactcccagcttaGTGCCATCTGCAGTTCTGCTAttgaaagcctcaatcccctcatccatgtggtcaataaaaatattgaacagagctggctcagcacagagccctgagggacagcactggtgactgtccccagctggatgcagcactgctcaccaccactctctgggccggccatccagccagttctgaacccagcacagagtgctcctgtcccagccgtgggctgcagcttttccaggagtgtgctgtgggagacagtgccaaaggccttgctggagtccaaatagacacatccacagcctttcctgcatccaccaggagggtcacctggtcatagaaggagaccaggttggtcaaacacgacctgcccctgctaaacccctgctggctgggtctgacaccctggccatcctggaagtgctgtgtgatgacactcagtgtaAACTGATCCATcaccttaccgggtactgagctCAGGgtgactggcctggaattaccaggatcctccttcccaccctttttctgaatgggtgtcacattgggaagcttccagtcatctgggacctcaccagtgagccaggactgctggtaaatggtggagagcggctctgcaagctcatctgccagctccctcatcaccctggggtggatcccatctggtcccatggatttatgaacatccaagcagctcagcagttctctgatggcctcctcttgaAAAATGGGTGCACCAAtctgctccctggcaccatcaaccagcccaggaggacagttgtcctgaaggaaAATCattttctcactaaaaactgaggcaaaaaatggcgttaagcacctctgccttctcatCTGCAGTTTCCAAATtgccttccacatctaataacaaacaatggttggtcttacccttccttttaccattgatgcATTTGTAAAAAcgttttttattatcctttacagaagctgccattttaagttcaaactgagctttggcttccctaattttttcctacatgccctagcaagccccttaaatacttcctgagagtcctgaccctccttccaaagatgatacatcctctttttattcctacattccttcaaaacctccttgcctatccaggctagatgtttgccttgtcgactcgtcttttggcacacagggacagtctgttcctgtgccctcgagatctctgttttgaagcttcccacctttcctgaactcctttgttttcaagggctgcttcccaaggaactctctgaacaAGTCTCttaagtaggccaaagtctgccctccaaagtccaatgtaaaagtcttattagtgttcctcctgacttcaccaaatattgagaattctataatttcatgatcactgtgccccaagtgacctccacccaccacatctcccaccagcccatctctatttacaaacaacagatccaacatagtccctctcctggtgggctcactcatcagctgcaacaaaaaattgtcctccacaaaccctaaaaatttcctggactgcctcttttcagctgtattgagttcccagcagatgtccagcaggttgaagttgcctacaagaacaagggctgatgatccagaaacattctttagctgcttatagaatgagttgtccacctcttcttcccagttgggtggacgataacagactcccagtaggatgtcagccttgttggccttccccctaagtctcacccatagacattcaactccatcatcattagtttcaacatcCGTAACATCAAAATcctccctaatgtaaagggccacccctccacctcttctccctttcctgtctctcctgaagagcttgcagccatccagtgcagcgctccagccatgtgagtcgtcccaccctgtttctgtgatggcaattacatcatagctctgctgctgcaccatggcctccagctcttcttgtttgttacccatgctgtgtgcattggtgtacatgcacctcagctgggctgctgatttcacccctagctcaggcttaccacccacgagcctgtttccagacaacccagctacatctccctcccccttcagacctagtttaaagcaCTCTAAACAAGTTCTGCCcgttcatgagctaaaattcttctgcccttcacagaaagatggagcccgtctggtccaagcaggccaggtgctgtacaagttgccccatgattaaagaatcccaaattttaccaatgacaccaacccttgagccactcgttgataatgtgagctctcctattgctttcagcgtttttctcagactccagagggactgaggaaaagactgtctgtgcccctgtcctattaaccacctgacccaatgccctaaagtcccttttaattgccctgacactcctcttttcaatctcatcactgccagcctggggtatcagcagtgggcaataatcagagggctgaatcagcccaggcagtgtgtcagtgatatcccgtacccgggccccagggaggcagcagacctctctgtggggtgggtctggtcgacatatggggccctctgttcccctcaggagggagtcacccaccacgattacccttctttcctttttgatgttagaggtgcttATCTGTCTCACAGATTAATCATAACTGGGAggttcactgggcagataattttcttctaaaccatctggctgactctccagatccaggggatcatacagaatctgaagtggcacctggtttgggggagggggttgggaggAATTTTTATTATCACCTCCTCaagtaggtacccactcccactccccttcatcagccaggtgtccttctatagcctgacagtgggaggactgggagacagcgggaaccaaggagagcattgctgccctgccagacctcatggaaccaaggatccattgtgacactgcagggccctggggcaccacggtgccattgtgacactgcagggcccaaggatccaaggaactttgtgacaccaaagggacattgtgacactgggaggcctcatggaatcatggacaccattgggacactctggggcctcatggaaccgttTTCTGGGAGCCATGTCAAGTAttctgggggtgttgatctgctggaaggcaggaggggtctgcacagggccctggacaggctggatccagggcccaaatccaacaatgtgaggtttaacaagtccaggtgccgggtcctgcactttggccacaacaacccctgcagcgctacaggctggggacagagtggctggacagcagccaggcagaaagggacctgcagggactgatggacagcaggctggacatgagccagcagtgtgcccaggtggccaagaaggccaatggctcctggcctggatcaggaatggtgtggccagcaggagcagggcagtgattcttctcctgtgctcagcactggttgggcagcacctcgagtgctgtgtccagttctgggccccccaatttaggaaggacatggaggggctggagcatgtccagagaagggcaacaaggctggtgaggggtctggagcacaagtcctgtgaggagcagctgagggagctggggttgtttatcctggagaagaggaggctcaggggagacaaggtggtgtcagggcacaggttgtactggatgatctccaaggacttttccagccttgctgattctgtgattctgggaaaccacccttggagcagttgcaggaggagtcctgggcctcctcttcagaagctccagcagcccaggtccctcagctcctcctcacagccccaaagcccatcctgtcagtcctgcagagcctctgcagcccctcctcactgcccagaacaggcagccccacagccagacacagcagcccagatgtgcccccatggcctggggtgcctctggcaagggagcagcacgaggcactgcaggagcctgcagacaattcctgcagcacttgtgggatgatcctgctccccaagggacgttcccatggtgccaagtcaggaactggaatggggagtggggagtgagagaggaaagggcaaacagggatgggctgtttgcaggggagggaacaggggtgggcAATACGAAAAAGAAgtaacaagaaaagaaaaaaaaaaaaaaaaaaaaaaaaacaaaggagaagccaaggaaatgctcagggcagtttgggggtggctgccaggcagccctggctctgagcatcagcgtctgcagtgggacaggaaactcccagctgatgggaacaaactttctggctgactgcagaggccaggacaaagctgagtggtttccctggcttctcccagcccttcctggcccccggggctgatggcatttgtgctccctcaggttcatgtccccacagcagcagcatgggggtgctcccgcctgctgtgtgcaatgcaaacaggggctcctgagccagcgctgctgtggctgtgcctgcaaggatgcggcacctgtgtgagctgggggagtggggccagggctgcagaggggggatgttgttggcagctccatcaggacgctctgggacgctgccctgggctgtccagcgcaccggggatggatcagcccctgctctgctgctccttcccgtctcccccagggcccttgcagagcaccagccatgctgtttgcccccagcctgcccacggccagcctggggctgctcacgggagttttctgtgctgagcattggcctggccgtgttcttgagagagcctgggcaaggagcctggagccccccaggccctggcctgaggcgtcagcgctgccccagcagtgcccatgggctgtccctgctgcagccccggcactgccacccccaggactgtgcccggccccgagagcactcaggccctgcagcaacaccagggccaccagggcagcggggcagggccacgggagcagcactggcaacaccaagtgctgctgctgctgggcacagctgctgtgccagcactgatctgccccagctctgcacacagacattgctgctgcagctccagagaaggcaacaaaagggcatctctgcagaaaactttgctgggacatccttgagttcctttaaagccccCAAGAGTGCAGGTgctcattgacacagtctgtggcaacagggaaggtggagagaaataaaatgagtaATGGCACAAACAATGTCATTTCCTTGTGGACaaattaagaaaggaaaacaaagaagaagtattttcaaaatgaaacaacaagaagtatcaaggatgacttttatttcaagtgatttgcagaaattgaccagcagtttaatgtttctgcAATTGCCTAGTtatcagtctcctcactgcagccttgagctcctggttcctcaggctgtagatgagggggttcagggctggaggcaccactgagtacagaactgacagggccagatccagggatggggaggacatggaggggggcttgAGATtggcaaatgctgcagtgctgaggaacagagagaccacggccaggtgagggaggcaggtggaaaaggctttgtgccgtccctgctcagaggggatcctcagcacgaccctgaagatctgcacataggagaaaaccatgaacaAAAAGCAGCCGAAGAACAAACAGGCACTAACtgcaatgagcccaagttccctgagataggatttggagcaggcaAGCCTGAGGATCTGGGgtatttcacagaagaactggcccagggcattgccatggcacaggggcagggaaaatgtattggctgtgtgcagcagagcattgagaaaggcactggcccaggcagctgctgccatgtgggtATAAgttctgctgcccaggagggtcccgtagtgcaggggtttgcagatggacacgtagcggtcgtagcacatgatggtcaaaaggaaatactctgctgagatgaaaaagacaaaaaaaaagagctgagcagcacatcctgtgtaggagatggtgctggtgccccagagggaattgtgcatggctttggggacagtggtgcagatggagcccaggtcgttgagggccaggttgagcaggaagaagaacatgggcgtgtgcaggtggtggccacaggctacggcgctgatgatgaggccgttgcccaggagggcagccagggagatgcccaggaagaggcagaagtgcaggagctgcagctgccgcgtgtgtgccagtgccagcaggaggaagtggctgatggagctgctgttggacattggctgtggctgcacatggggacctattcatggagaaaggacagtgacagTCAGGAGAGGCTGCTTGGAGCCAAACCTGGGCCATTCCCTGCAGACTGTCCTGCTGGGACTCACCCACCCTTGTTCCTGCTCTGGGAAATCCTTCACCCAGGTCCCTGCCTGAGCTCCAGTTGTGCTGGCTGagtgtgccaggagcagccagggctgtgcctgggggCTCTCCAggagccatccctgccccactgccctgggTTTGTGGCCATGTGGCAGAGGGACAAGGCTGGATATTCAAGATTTGTCAGGGGAATCACTCCTAATGCAGAAAGCGTTGGTAGCATCTGCACTCCCAGGTCTACAGGACAAGGATAGCAGTGAGAAGATGTAGGGAATGTTTTTCCTACCCACACAtcattcctggctctctgaggtTAGAAATCACCAGCATTCCTACTGCCCTCAGAGTTTGCCACTGAGATATGTGAACAGCAAGGGATTCCCTGTGGctgagggcaggtgaggggctggatgggcttgttCCCAACTGCCCTGGCTTTGCACCTTTGGCTGCAATCAGAGCACGGTCACACTCCTGGGTCACCCTGGGATAAAccagaccctgcccagagcagagggatccctgaatCTCTCACCCTCTCCAAAGGTCTCTGGGCAAGGTCTCACCTGTGGCATCTCTGCACTTCCCCGTGGGACATTCAGGGaactcccagaggctctggcacagctctgcacccaggagggcagctcagagctgggaagggcacagcaaggagatccCTGGGTGTGCCCATGATGGGAGGGGCTGAgctcattcccctttcccatggactgctttgccctcagccccacaggtcccagggaagcttggacaccccattcccatggacagCCCTTCATGGCAGGAATGCCAAGCGCAgtgcctgactcagctgctgcaaaggccagagcctccctgagagcaccagataacactgacaatatcaggggagtgcagaaacaggagaagatgttgtggtgctgtgcctgagagggcagggcagagacagccgggcactcaggacagtgttcccgtgcccagctgtgcccggcacctcccacacaccaacagtgccctcctgccccagcactgctctgttcagccccctctgcttccctgagcatctccctgggcctggacattccctcctgagaggtgccttgtccctgccagtgctcacagagcccatcccaccctgggtgccctcggcccggccctacagaaacctgcctgtgtgcagggccctggctggggcagggtctgtgtgcagctgggagagggcagctcaggagagccctgctgggccctgcaaaggtgatgctgctgctgtccagggctgaggagtggctggaggccctttgggaggctgccagcagagagactgaccacccaaagtcacagttctggagtctctgtaaatgttcaaacattcctttgatgatcctgtgtgtccctttcaactcagaatgttctgtgattctgggatcacaattcctgttctgcttctctcatcccCCTGTTGTCtataatcaaaagagaaaaaaatcccttgcaACAGTGTTAGAATAATAAAGTGAAAACCAGACCTTTATTGGAAacttccaggtgtcccagtggggatggggcacaccCAGCCAATAATTTCAACAATTTATTAAGGTTGATTAATTAGGATATTTAACAGGAACATTTTATAGATGTTTCAGTTGCCCCAGTTACAAACCCCTGGCTCAACCCATTGGAGTAGGTCCAAGGAATTCTTTGCCCCACTTTTGGCTATCACTGCTCACattcaaaaaccaaaacattctTCTTGTAGGTCCTCTTCCTTATAAGAAGACTATatagtatttaaaaaatgtatttagacAGGTTATTGTTCTAAAATCTAAGAGAAAGTTAAGGAAACatactagagttaattaaggTTTATAACTATATTAAGTATATAATAGTAGTTAAATAGAATTAATTAATAGTTTAATAGAGTTAGGTAAGGATTATAGATTTATACTTATAAAATTGTAATTTACACAGATAGgaatatatgaaaaatgtataaaaagcaaaaCTCTTTTTGTCATCACCCCAACTTTCCCATCCCGCTTTAAGCACGAAATTCAAAACACTCTCAGCAAAGTTCCTGATTTTTACAGCAATCCCAGGTTTACCTTCTTTGGGAAGTGTCCTCCAAAGCTGTGCTCAGGCTggtctggagctgggagcagccctgccccagccagcacctctcagcagcagcacttgcccggctcagggtggctccttccccccacatcttgtcccccagcactgggatcagctccccgggccggctgagagctgtccctggcaggcagcagagtccctggcccagcacagcgccctgggctgcaggaccctgctctgcaggacagccctgggcacccctggctgctctgcacaagagatgatcagagaatgtactcacagggtctgtgggcattgggatgttccagctgtaggagatcactccaggagctgcagctgcattgtcctgcagccagaggttcctgtgccaagggctgccagtgattctgccccaggcacttctcagcaccttcccagccctgactgattgaagctctctgtgcctctgtgctgtgcccaggctggctgcaggcagtgccccagccctgctgggctgggagaagggctgctcatccagagaaatgtgcttttgaagctctccttggttaccagcatcaccctctgggccaggagcccggcccagctcagcagcacagacacagcacaaggactttaatgaccctctggggctttgtgttcaggccctgaacatcaggccctgagagggagctgcagaaacctctccagagctccaagtcagaatccaactccaaagtttctttgacttttaatgggtcccactgagggacacgactgagaaagtgtccccaggccccaggcagagcagagaactggaggcactgatgacaggtggggacaaagagaagccaagtccgggtgccctggggcacagcagggtctgtgccaccaagggctgtcaggagacaccttgtcctgaggcactggggcctcctggcacagccccagccaggctgggcactgtcagccccttgtcctgccctcagcatccccccctagcccacatcccagtggcttcaaggatctgctggaaggagtccctggggagccttgctcaggaatggccctgggggctccttcatgctcccagggactgcaggtttttcaaagcactttggatttggcttttgccttggagtctctgagatccttgtgcagtcatggcctccaattatctgctgtaattagtccctggagaggctttgtcaggaacaacactcagtggggctcattaatactttgagatactcaaggagttt
Above is a genomic segment from Anomalospiza imberbis isolate Cuckoo-Finch-1a 21T00152 chromosome 34, ASM3175350v1, whole genome shotgun sequence containing:
- the LOC137464022 gene encoding olfactory receptor 14J1-like, with translation MSNSSSISHFLLLALAHTRQLQLLHFCLFLGISLAALLGNGLIISAVACGHHLHTPMFFFLLNLALNDLGSICTTVPKAMHNSLWGTSTISYTGCAAQLFFFVFFISAEYFLLTIMCYDRYVSICKPLHYGTLLGSRTYTHMAAAAWASAFLNALLHTANTFSLPLCHGNALGQFFCEIPQILRLACSKSYLRELGLIAVSACLFFGCFLFMVFSYVQIFRVVLRIPSEQGRHKAFSTCLPHLAVVSLFLSTAAFANLKPPSMSSPSLDLALSVLYSVVPPALNPLIYSLRNQELKAAVRRLITRQLQKH